The following coding sequences are from one Pseudomonas mendocina window:
- a CDS encoding LysR substrate-binding domain-containing protein — MTRRLPPLYALRAFEAAARHASFTRAAEELAITQSAVSRHIRTLEDYFACRLFERRGRSLQLTDPARALLPGLSDGFDALERASAALRADDEVLRLKAPSTLTMRWLLARLSHFRLANPDSEVQLTSAWMDVDKVDFRHEPFDCAVLLSDGQFPEEWESVLLFEEWLIPVCAAADTEAGPWSLARLQAAEQLHPTPDRRDWRRWLQATGLGEQVPLKTGQLFDMLELGIVAAARGYGVSIGDLLMVAEDVGAGRLGLPWPTAVFSGDSYYLVWPRGHRAQARLQRLRDYLLAEVAAMQLPLVQRML; from the coding sequence GTGACCCGGCGACTGCCACCGCTATACGCCCTGCGCGCCTTCGAGGCCGCGGCACGGCATGCCTCGTTCACCCGTGCCGCGGAAGAACTGGCCATCACCCAGAGCGCAGTGAGTCGGCATATCCGCACTCTGGAGGACTACTTCGCCTGCCGCCTGTTCGAGCGTCGTGGCCGCAGCCTGCAACTGACCGACCCTGCCCGCGCCTTGCTGCCAGGGTTGAGCGACGGCTTCGATGCGCTGGAACGCGCCAGCGCCGCCCTGCGTGCAGACGACGAGGTGCTGCGTCTGAAGGCGCCGTCGACCCTGACCATGCGTTGGTTGCTGGCGCGCCTGTCGCACTTTCGTCTGGCCAACCCGGACAGCGAGGTGCAGCTCACCAGCGCCTGGATGGATGTGGACAAGGTCGACTTTCGCCACGAGCCCTTCGACTGTGCGGTACTGCTCTCCGATGGCCAGTTTCCGGAGGAATGGGAAAGCGTGCTGCTGTTCGAGGAATGGCTGATCCCCGTGTGCGCGGCGGCCGATACCGAGGCCGGGCCTTGGTCGTTGGCGCGCCTGCAGGCGGCGGAGCAGTTGCACCCGACCCCGGATCGTCGTGACTGGCGCCGTTGGTTGCAGGCCACGGGCCTGGGTGAGCAGGTGCCGCTGAAGACCGGCCAACTGTTCGACATGCTCGAGCTGGGGATCGTCGCCGCCGCGCGCGGTTACGGCGTATCCATCGGCGATCTGTTGATGGTGGCCGAAGACGTGGGCGCCGGCCGGCTCGGCTTGCCCTGGCCGACAGCGGTGTTCAGTGGCGACAGCTACTATCTGGTATGGCCACGGGGCCATCGCGCACAGGCGCGCTTGCAGCGTTTGCGCGATTACCTGCTGGCGGAAGTGGCAGCGATGCAGCTGCCGTTGGTGCAGCGAATGCTTTGA
- a CDS encoding NorM family multidrug efflux MATE transporter, which yields MKNSLGHELGALLRLAGPLISAQLAHALMIFTDTLMMAMLGPQQLAGGALGATCYFIFSIFCTGVIAAVGSLVAIRHGAGDPGGVTRLLRNGLWLAISLGIVSALCLNGLGPLLPHLGQDPAAASQAMEFLRPLSLALPGYLCFMALRGFTSAIGHPGPVMAISIVGTAANFVINYALIKGWFGLPSLGLSGIGMTTALVSSAMALALALYILLSPTYQRYPLRGGLGRPQRAEMRALLRLGLPIGGTYAAEQGLFTFATLCMGALGSVQLAAHQIAMQTVALAFIVPQGLSYAVTFRVGLHYGAERLHLSRLAGHLGMALGASLMLLFALLFWLAPEWIIGLFLDRHDPAFADIVALAVSLLAIAAWFELFDGLQSIAMGAIRGLNDGRTTLVIGLAGYWCVGAPLAWLFAFPLGWGAHGVWWGLAAGLAVTATGLVLGFQWKTARLQRPNRVAGAACLP from the coding sequence ATGAAGAATTCCCTTGGTCACGAACTGGGCGCATTGCTGCGCCTGGCTGGCCCGCTGATCTCCGCCCAGCTGGCCCACGCACTGATGATTTTCACCGACACGCTGATGATGGCCATGCTCGGCCCTCAGCAGCTGGCCGGCGGCGCACTGGGCGCCACCTGCTATTTCATCTTCTCGATCTTCTGCACCGGAGTGATTGCCGCGGTGGGCAGCCTGGTCGCCATCCGCCATGGCGCCGGTGACCCTGGCGGCGTCACGCGGTTGCTCCGCAACGGCTTATGGCTGGCCATATCGCTGGGGATCGTCAGTGCGCTATGCCTGAATGGCCTGGGCCCACTGCTGCCTCACCTTGGCCAGGATCCGGCAGCCGCCAGCCAGGCCATGGAGTTTCTCCGCCCGCTGTCGCTGGCCCTGCCTGGTTACCTGTGCTTCATGGCCTTGCGCGGCTTCACCAGCGCCATCGGCCATCCCGGCCCGGTGATGGCCATCAGCATCGTCGGCACCGCTGCCAACTTCGTCATCAACTACGCCTTGATCAAGGGCTGGTTCGGCTTGCCCAGCCTGGGCCTGAGCGGCATCGGCATGACCACTGCGCTGGTCAGCAGTGCGATGGCCCTGGCCTTGGCGCTGTACATCCTGCTTTCGCCGACCTATCAGCGCTACCCACTGCGGGGTGGTCTGGGTCGTCCACAGCGCGCGGAAATGCGTGCACTGCTGCGCCTTGGCCTGCCCATCGGCGGCACCTACGCTGCCGAGCAGGGGCTGTTCACCTTCGCCACCCTGTGCATGGGCGCCCTGGGCAGCGTGCAACTGGCGGCGCATCAGATCGCCATGCAAACGGTGGCACTGGCGTTCATCGTGCCGCAGGGGCTGTCCTACGCCGTAACCTTCCGCGTAGGCCTGCATTACGGCGCCGAACGCCTACACCTGTCGCGCCTGGCCGGGCACCTGGGCATGGCCCTGGGCGCGTCGCTGATGCTGCTGTTCGCCCTGCTGTTCTGGCTGGCGCCAGAGTGGATCATCGGTCTGTTCCTCGACCGTCACGATCCGGCCTTCGCCGACATCGTCGCCCTGGCGGTGAGCCTGCTGGCGATAGCCGCCTGGTTCGAGTTGTTCGATGGCCTGCAGAGCATCGCCATGGGCGCGATTCGAGGGCTCAACGACGGCCGAACCACCCTGGTGATCGGTCTGGCAGGCTACTGGTGCGTTGGCGCGCCACTGGCCTGGCTGTTCGCCTTCCCGCTCGGTTGGGGTGCACATGGCGTCTGGTGGGGACTGGCGGCGGGACTGGCGGTGACGGCAACCGGCCTGGTGCTGGGCTTCCAATGGAAGACCGCGCGCCTGCAACGGCCGAACAGGGTAGCGGGCGCGGCCTGCCTGCCGTAA
- a CDS encoding bifunctional diguanylate cyclase/phosphodiesterase, whose product MSTLVEPMRLILLANSPDWAELLREQLGALGSPSPLITAPSWEAASNLFDDHASGLLLATPDRLPQPNQCPLPMVLLLDEEPSEEPEGVSDWLVRSSLSLDMLRRCLRYAREQGNLKQTLQRLAEQDPLTGIANRQGFQTLLAVRLGECNGRGLVLGHLDLDNFRHANDALGYQGGDRLIMQVVARLKGLLQPCDQLARLGSDEFALLLDVRRDPQRVERLAERITEVLAEPYWVDGESLLVGCSLGLAHARAGEGADPLLWHAHIAMQQAKNQQGCVFHVYDERLNRSARSQADLESELRRALRRDELELHYQPRLCLKTGRIVGLEALVRWQHRERGLLSPSEFVPLAEETGLIVPLGYWVISRALRDMQWLRGRGLPALHMAVNLSFRQFQDSQLLATLSRLIEERGVDAQWLEFELTETAVMRRSDQVQQTMLALGRLGVRFSLDDFGTGFSSFVHLNSLPITLLKIDRSFVGGMGERAENRQLVRAMINLAHNLNLEVVAEGVENIEQLDMLRQFGCDQVQGYLISKAVPLAELARFLVFGMRQPLLTGGPA is encoded by the coding sequence TTGTCCACGCTCGTCGAACCCATGCGCTTGATTCTGCTTGCGAACTCGCCTGACTGGGCCGAATTGTTGCGCGAGCAACTGGGCGCACTGGGCAGCCCCTCCCCGTTGATCACCGCGCCCTCCTGGGAAGCGGCCAGCAACCTGTTCGATGACCACGCCAGTGGCCTGCTGCTGGCGACACCGGATCGGCTTCCTCAGCCCAATCAATGCCCGTTGCCGATGGTGCTGCTGCTCGATGAAGAGCCCAGCGAAGAGCCGGAAGGTGTCAGTGACTGGCTGGTACGCAGTAGCCTCAGCCTCGATATGCTGCGCCGCTGCCTGCGTTATGCGCGCGAGCAGGGCAACCTCAAGCAAACGCTGCAGCGTCTGGCCGAGCAGGATCCATTGACCGGCATCGCCAACCGCCAGGGTTTCCAGACCTTGCTCGCCGTACGTCTGGGGGAGTGCAACGGTCGCGGCCTGGTGCTCGGCCATCTCGATCTGGACAACTTCCGTCATGCCAACGACGCGCTCGGCTATCAGGGCGGAGACCGGCTGATCATGCAGGTGGTGGCGCGGCTCAAGGGTTTGCTGCAGCCCTGTGATCAACTGGCCCGTCTGGGCAGTGACGAGTTCGCCCTGCTCCTCGATGTGCGCCGCGACCCGCAGCGCGTCGAGCGTCTGGCCGAACGCATCACCGAGGTGCTGGCCGAGCCCTATTGGGTGGACGGCGAAAGTCTGTTGGTCGGTTGTAGCCTTGGCCTGGCCCATGCGCGTGCTGGCGAGGGAGCCGACCCATTGCTGTGGCATGCGCATATCGCCATGCAGCAGGCCAAGAATCAGCAGGGCTGCGTCTTTCACGTCTATGACGAACGCCTGAATCGCAGTGCGCGCAGCCAGGCCGACCTGGAGAGCGAACTGCGTCGCGCCCTGCGCCGCGACGAGCTGGAGCTGCACTATCAGCCACGGCTGTGCCTGAAGACTGGGCGCATCGTCGGCCTGGAGGCGCTGGTGCGCTGGCAACACCGCGAGCGTGGCCTGCTTTCGCCCAGCGAATTCGTGCCGCTGGCCGAAGAAACCGGGTTGATCGTACCGCTCGGTTACTGGGTCATTTCCCGTGCCCTGCGCGACATGCAGTGGTTGCGTGGGCGCGGTCTGCCGGCCCTGCATATGGCGGTCAACCTGTCGTTCCGCCAGTTTCAGGACAGCCAGTTGCTGGCCACGCTCAGCCGTCTGATCGAAGAGCGTGGGGTGGATGCACAGTGGCTGGAGTTCGAGTTGACCGAGACCGCGGTGATGCGCCGCAGCGACCAGGTGCAGCAGACCATGCTGGCACTGGGGCGGTTGGGCGTGCGCTTCTCGCTGGATGACTTCGGCACCGGTTTCTCTTCGTTCGTCCACCTCAACAGCCTGCCGATCACCCTGCTGAAGATCGATCGCAGCTTCGTCGGTGGCATGGGTGAGCGCGCCGAGAATCGCCAGTTGGTGCGGGCGATGATCAACCTGGCGCACAACCTCAATCTCGAGGTGGTGGCCGAAGGCGTGGAGAACATCGAGCAGCTCGACATGCTGCGCCAGTTCGGCTGCGATCAGGTGCAGGGCTACCTGATCAGCAAGGCCGTGCCGCTGGCCGAGTTGGCGCGTTTTCTGGTGTTCGGCATGCGCCAGCCGTTGCTGACCGGAGGCCCGGCGTAG
- the rep gene encoding DNA helicase Rep: MSRLNPRQQEAVNYVGGPLLVLAGAGSGKTSVITRKIAHLVQNCGIRAQHIVAMTFTNKAAREMKERVGTLLKGAEARGLTVSTFHNLGMNIIRKEYARLGYKPGFSIFDDGDIKALLTDIMQKEYSGDDGADEIKNYIDSWKNDLILPDEALAGARGPKEQTAAIVYLHYQRTLKAYNAVDFNDLILLPVKLFQEHADILEKWQNRIRYLLVDEYQDTNASQYLLVKMLVGMRNQFTVVGDDDQSIYAWRGARPENLNLLKEDYPSLKVVMLEQNYRSTSRILKCANVLIANNPHVFEKQLWSDMGMGDEIRVIRTRNEDAECERVALEILTEHLRTQRPYSEFAILYRGNYQAKLMELKLQHHQIPYRLSGGTSFFARQEVKDLMSYFRLLVNPDDDNAFLRVINVPRREIGSTTLEKLGNYANERKISMYAAAGEIGLGEHLEARFTERLQRFTRWMDRVRQECAQNDPIAAIRSMVMDIDYENWLRQNASSDKVADARMGNVWFLVDALKSTLERDEDGDMTIEDAIGKLVLRDMLERQQEEEEGAEGVQMMTMHASKGLEFPSVYIIGFEEEILPHRSSIEADTIEEERRLAYVGITRAKRNLALTFAAKRKQYGEVIDCSPSRFLDELPPEDLVWEGLEEAPVEVKAARGNDALANMRAMLKR, from the coding sequence ATGTCCCGACTGAACCCCCGGCAACAAGAAGCCGTGAACTACGTCGGCGGCCCTCTTTTGGTGCTCGCCGGTGCAGGCTCCGGCAAGACCAGCGTGATCACCCGCAAGATCGCCCACCTGGTGCAGAACTGCGGCATCCGTGCCCAGCACATCGTCGCCATGACCTTTACCAACAAGGCCGCGCGCGAGATGAAGGAGCGCGTCGGCACCCTGCTCAAGGGCGCCGAAGCCCGCGGCCTGACGGTGTCGACCTTCCACAACCTGGGCATGAACATCATCCGCAAGGAATACGCACGCCTGGGCTACAAGCCCGGCTTCTCGATCTTCGATGACGGCGACATCAAGGCCCTGCTCACCGACATCATGCAGAAGGAGTATTCCGGCGATGACGGTGCCGACGAGATCAAGAACTACATCGACAGCTGGAAGAACGACCTGATCCTGCCCGACGAGGCACTGGCGGGTGCCCGCGGGCCCAAGGAGCAGACCGCCGCCATTGTCTACCTGCACTACCAGCGCACGCTCAAGGCGTACAACGCGGTGGACTTCAACGACCTGATTCTGCTGCCGGTGAAGCTGTTCCAGGAGCACGCCGACATCCTGGAAAAGTGGCAGAACCGCATCCGCTATCTGCTGGTCGACGAATACCAGGACACCAACGCCAGCCAGTACCTGCTGGTGAAGATGCTGGTGGGCATGCGCAACCAGTTCACCGTGGTTGGCGACGACGATCAGTCGATCTACGCCTGGCGCGGTGCGCGGCCGGAGAACCTCAACCTGCTCAAGGAAGACTACCCGTCGCTCAAGGTGGTGATGCTCGAGCAGAACTATCGCTCCACCAGCCGCATCCTCAAATGCGCCAACGTGCTGATCGCCAACAACCCCCACGTGTTCGAAAAGCAGCTATGGAGCGACATGGGCATGGGCGACGAGATCCGCGTGATCCGTACCCGCAACGAAGACGCCGAGTGCGAGCGCGTGGCCCTGGAAATCCTCACTGAACACCTGCGCACCCAGCGCCCGTACAGCGAGTTCGCCATCCTCTATCGCGGCAACTACCAGGCCAAGCTGATGGAGCTGAAACTGCAGCACCACCAGATTCCCTATCGCCTGTCAGGCGGCACCAGCTTCTTCGCTCGCCAGGAAGTGAAGGATCTGATGAGCTACTTCCGCCTGCTGGTCAACCCGGATGACGACAACGCCTTCCTGCGCGTGATCAACGTGCCGCGCCGCGAGATTGGCTCCACCACCCTGGAAAAACTCGGCAACTACGCCAACGAGCGCAAGATCAGCATGTACGCCGCCGCTGGCGAGATCGGCCTCGGCGAACACCTCGAGGCGCGCTTCACCGAGCGCCTGCAACGCTTCACCAGATGGATGGATCGCGTGCGCCAGGAATGCGCGCAGAACGACCCGATTGCCGCCATCCGCAGCATGGTGATGGACATCGACTACGAGAACTGGCTGCGCCAGAACGCCTCCAGCGACAAGGTGGCCGATGCCCGCATGGGCAACGTCTGGTTCCTCGTCGACGCACTGAAAAGTACCCTGGAGCGCGACGAAGACGGCGACATGACCATCGAGGACGCCATCGGCAAGCTGGTGCTGCGTGACATGCTCGAACGCCAGCAGGAAGAGGAAGAAGGCGCAGAAGGCGTGCAGATGATGACCATGCATGCCTCCAAGGGCCTGGAGTTTCCCTCGGTATACATCATCGGCTTCGAGGAGGAGATTCTCCCCCACCGTTCCAGCATCGAGGCCGATACCATCGAGGAGGAACGGCGCCTGGCCTACGTCGGCATCACCCGCGCCAAGCGCAACCTGGCGCTGACCTTCGCCGCCAAGCGCAAGCAATATGGCGAGGTGATCGACTGCTCGCCGAGCCGCTTCCTCGATGAACTGCCGCCGGAAGACCTGGTGTGGGAAGGACTGGAAGAGGCGCCCGTGGAGGTCAAGGCCGCACGCGGCAATGACGCCCTGGCCAATATGCGGGCGATGCTCAAGCGCTGA
- a CDS encoding UPF0158 family protein: MRTFTLDLDALTQLINGREQQENWLDLESGSVLTLSPDDQYSDERQQVELDPDRYTQIPNLDVPQRVAMRESFLFTLDDLHAHPLLSAALVSRKPLRSFDYEIEAFPAIREQWQAYELKQLREYALNWLYELGLEPAPDRIPLDTRGIPRDILRRLNKSA, from the coding sequence ATGCGCACCTTCACGCTCGACCTCGACGCCCTGACTCAACTGATCAATGGCCGTGAACAGCAGGAGAACTGGCTGGATCTGGAAAGCGGCAGCGTTCTGACCCTGTCGCCGGACGATCAGTACAGCGACGAGCGCCAGCAGGTGGAGCTCGATCCGGATCGTTATACGCAGATACCCAACCTCGACGTGCCGCAGCGCGTGGCCATGCGCGAGTCCTTCCTGTTCACCCTCGACGACCTGCACGCCCATCCACTGCTCAGCGCCGCGCTGGTCAGCCGCAAACCACTGCGCTCGTTCGACTACGAGATCGAGGCTTTTCCAGCCATTCGCGAGCAATGGCAGGCCTACGAACTCAAGCAACTGCGCGAGTACGCACTCAACTGGCTCTATGAACTTGGCCTGGAACCCGCGCCGGACAGGATACCGCTGGATACCCGGGGCATTCCCAGGGATATCCTGCGCAGGCTCAACAAGAGCGCCTGA
- a CDS encoding DUF1937 family protein: MRKIFLACPYSHADAEVVYERFLACNVVAATIIESGHCVFSQVSMSHPINLAFENRDSAAIGKLWGPVDAVFMEAMEELIILDLPGWDLSSGIKREIAFFEQKGRPVSLWSKVATQFE, from the coding sequence ATGCGTAAGATTTTTCTCGCCTGTCCCTACAGTCATGCCGATGCGGAGGTCGTTTATGAACGCTTCCTGGCATGCAACGTAGTGGCGGCGACCATCATCGAGTCAGGCCACTGCGTGTTCAGCCAGGTGTCCATGTCTCACCCGATCAACCTGGCGTTCGAGAACAGGGACAGCGCCGCTATCGGTAAGCTCTGGGGCCCTGTGGATGCCGTGTTCATGGAAGCCATGGAAGAACTGATCATTCTGGATCTGCCCGGCTGGGATCTGAGCTCCGGCATCAAGCGTGAGATCGCCTTCTTCGAACAGAAGGGGCGTCCGGTAAGCCTGTGGTCGAAGGTGGCCACGCAGTTCGAGTGA
- the eutH gene encoding ethanolamine utilization protein EutH, with product MAEFGNFVIYLIMIGAVVGAFASVVRPQSGLGKEFVNGIHSIGPVFLAQAGIMISIPYLSKLISLVLGPYFAAMGSDVSIAALSIIAVDMGGYQLADALTANRDMWIAAMIVGYTSGATIVYLIPVGLMMLERKDHKYLALGAMAGLISIPFAVLAALMMITLFNLPVRDIVSTSSQATHLLTLDFVGALKLLAPLFVFCFLLAAGLRYRATMMVNGFLIFGKLMDAFIKMILAFAIVEHFTGFFSKTVGWGFDPMFADEKELFRAIEIAGYIGIMLAGTFPICYLFNKYCRRPMEMLGRQLGLSAPGAAAFVMVLANIIAVYHMFKSMNARDKVLCVAMGVCAQATIGDHLAFTANFQPSLIMPILLAKLFGGLLAVFIAVKISVPAANRYEAEERKAEPVGSSELSPA from the coding sequence ATGGCTGAGTTCGGAAACTTCGTTATCTACCTGATAATGATTGGCGCAGTGGTGGGGGCCTTCGCTTCGGTGGTTCGACCACAGAGCGGACTGGGGAAGGAGTTCGTCAACGGCATCCATTCCATAGGCCCGGTGTTTCTCGCGCAGGCAGGGATCATGATTTCGATCCCCTATCTGTCGAAACTGATTTCGCTGGTGCTCGGCCCGTACTTCGCGGCCATGGGTTCGGACGTATCCATCGCGGCCCTGTCCATCATCGCCGTGGACATGGGCGGTTATCAGTTGGCCGATGCGCTGACGGCCAACCGTGATATGTGGATCGCCGCGATGATCGTCGGCTACACCTCCGGTGCGACCATCGTTTACCTGATCCCGGTCGGGTTGATGATGCTCGAGCGCAAGGATCACAAGTACCTGGCCCTGGGGGCCATGGCCGGCCTGATCAGCATCCCCTTCGCGGTGCTGGCGGCGCTGATGATGATCACCCTGTTCAACCTGCCGGTGCGCGACATCGTCTCGACCAGTTCGCAGGCCACGCATCTGCTGACCCTCGACTTCGTCGGTGCGCTGAAACTGCTGGCGCCGCTGTTCGTCTTCTGCTTCCTGCTCGCCGCTGGCCTGCGCTACCGCGCGACCATGATGGTCAACGGCTTCCTGATCTTCGGCAAGCTGATGGACGCCTTCATCAAGATGATCCTGGCCTTCGCCATCGTCGAGCATTTCACCGGGTTCTTCTCGAAGACCGTGGGTTGGGGCTTCGACCCGATGTTCGCCGACGAGAAGGAGCTGTTCCGCGCCATCGAGATCGCCGGCTACATTGGCATCATGCTCGCCGGTACCTTCCCGATCTGCTACCTGTTCAACAAGTACTGCCGTCGTCCGATGGAAATGCTCGGCCGCCAGCTGGGTCTTTCCGCGCCGGGTGCCGCAGCCTTCGTCATGGTGCTGGCGAACATCATCGCCGTGTACCACATGTTCAAGAGCATGAATGCCCGCGACAAGGTGCTGTGCGTCGCCATGGGCGTCTGCGCCCAGGCCACCATCGGCGATCACCTGGCCTTCACCGCCAACTTCCAGCCCTCGCTGATCATGCCGATCCTGCTGGCCAAGCTGTTCGGTGGCCTGCTGGCGGTCTTCATCGCCGTGAAGATCTCCGTCCCGGCAGCCAACCGCTATGAGGCTGAGGAGCGCAAAGCCGAGCCTGTCGGCAGCTCCGAGTTGAGCCCTGCCTGA
- a CDS encoding DeoR/GlpR family DNA-binding transcription regulator — MRPNERRQHILELLRQRERISVDELARLLGTSQETIRRDLAELADSGQVTKYHGGASLPPSGEHENAFQTRMNEFASEKKAVARYAAGLYAPGDSILIDTGTTTLFFARELARLSRITVITNSLQIATSIGASGNRVFMIGGEYRPESAQNTGALALEQIARFNAEHAVVTIGALNPDGAFDFSIEEAEITRAMIARTRYLTVIADSSKMGRRALFEVFPLSRIDRLITDRKPLGALAEALQAAHVEVHEAPALNRMESGPLGAGLKR; from the coding sequence ATGCGCCCCAATGAACGACGGCAACACATTCTCGAACTGCTTCGCCAGCGCGAGAGGATCTCGGTGGATGAACTGGCCCGACTCCTGGGCACCTCGCAGGAAACCATTCGTCGCGACCTCGCCGAGCTGGCCGACAGTGGCCAGGTGACCAAGTACCACGGCGGCGCCTCCCTGCCCCCCAGCGGCGAGCATGAAAACGCCTTCCAGACACGGATGAACGAGTTCGCCAGCGAGAAGAAAGCCGTAGCCCGCTATGCCGCAGGACTTTACGCACCGGGCGACAGCATCCTGATCGACACGGGCACCACGACGCTGTTCTTCGCGCGCGAGCTGGCCCGCCTGAGCCGCATCACCGTGATCACCAACTCGCTGCAGATCGCCACCAGCATCGGCGCCAGCGGCAATCGCGTGTTCATGATCGGTGGTGAATACCGCCCCGAGTCCGCGCAGAACACCGGTGCACTAGCCCTGGAGCAGATCGCCCGGTTCAACGCCGAGCATGCGGTGGTCACCATCGGCGCCCTCAACCCGGATGGCGCCTTCGACTTCTCCATCGAAGAGGCCGAGATCACCCGTGCGATGATCGCCAGAACCCGCTACCTGACGGTCATCGCCGACTCGTCGAAGATGGGCCGTCGGGCGCTTTTCGAGGTCTTTCCGCTGAGCCGTATCGACCGACTGATCACTGATCGCAAGCCGCTGGGAGCATTGGCCGAGGCCCTGCAGGCTGCCCACGTCGAGGTGCACGAAGCGCCTGCACTGAACCGGATGGAGTCAGGCCCGCTGGGCGCGGGCCTGAAGCGCTGA
- a CDS encoding glycerol kinase gives MRIAALDQGTTSTRVLVVSPNGSADIQLALRHQQHHPHPGWVEHDPLELLNNLQRCLEATGRVDAIGLANQGESCLAWDARTGEPLSPVIVWQDNRTADEINRLRAEGGEALTLERAGLPLDPYFSASKLAWILRNLPAAKQAQREGRLRLGTTDAYFLDRLTGVFATDVTTASRTSLMNLATAQWDPELCALFGVPLEALPEIRDTVGHFGEVGATPVTASLVDQQASLYGHGCRNPGDAKITFGTGAFALTLTGEEIIRAPEKGLLATIAWQIDGKPQYAMDGGVYDASAAVEWAGRLGLFSDFSELAAFDQAPAIGRQLAFVPALSGLACPHWDRSAAALWVGMNAATSRQDMCQALLEGVALRSVEVISAMDGFLNVTDQLSIDGGLARSPYFAQFLADALQRCIVTQRFDELTAFGCAALAARGVGVDLAPPRNTSTSFRPKVEAGVARQWRETFADAVTRCRSWR, from the coding sequence TTGCGTATCGCAGCTCTAGACCAGGGAACCACCAGCACCCGCGTGCTGGTGGTTTCACCCAACGGCAGCGCCGACATTCAGCTCGCCCTGCGCCATCAGCAGCACCATCCTCACCCGGGCTGGGTCGAGCATGATCCGCTGGAGCTGTTGAACAACCTGCAGCGCTGCCTCGAGGCAACCGGTCGCGTGGATGCCATCGGCCTGGCCAACCAGGGGGAAAGCTGCCTGGCGTGGGATGCCCGCACTGGCGAGCCGTTGTCACCGGTCATCGTCTGGCAGGACAACCGCACCGCCGACGAGATCAACCGCCTGCGCGCGGAGGGTGGCGAGGCCCTGACCCTGGAGCGCGCCGGGCTGCCGCTCGACCCCTATTTCTCTGCATCCAAGCTGGCCTGGATTCTGCGCAACCTGCCCGCTGCAAAGCAGGCCCAGCGTGAAGGTCGGCTGCGCCTGGGCACCACCGATGCGTATTTCCTGGATCGCCTGACCGGGGTCTTCGCCACGGACGTCACCACTGCCTCGCGTACCTCGCTGATGAACCTGGCCACCGCTCAGTGGGATCCCGAGTTGTGCGCGCTGTTCGGCGTGCCGCTCGAAGCCTTGCCGGAGATCCGCGATACCGTGGGGCATTTCGGCGAGGTCGGGGCCACGCCGGTGACCGCCTCGCTGGTCGATCAGCAGGCCTCGCTCTACGGCCACGGCTGCCGCAACCCTGGCGATGCGAAGATCACCTTCGGCACTGGTGCCTTCGCGCTGACGCTGACCGGCGAGGAGATCATCCGTGCACCCGAGAAGGGCCTGCTGGCGACCATCGCCTGGCAGATCGACGGCAAGCCGCAGTACGCCATGGACGGTGGCGTTTACGACGCCAGCGCGGCCGTCGAATGGGCGGGCCGGCTCGGGCTGTTCAGCGACTTTTCCGAGCTGGCGGCATTCGACCAGGCGCCGGCCATCGGTCGGCAACTGGCCTTCGTGCCGGCGCTTTCAGGCCTTGCCTGTCCGCATTGGGATCGTAGCGCGGCCGCGCTGTGGGTCGGCATGAACGCCGCTACCAGCCGGCAGGACATGTGCCAGGCGCTGCTGGAAGGTGTGGCACTGCGCAGTGTCGAGGTGATTTCGGCGATGGACGGCTTTCTCAACGTCACCGACCAGTTGTCCATCGATGGTGGCCTGGCGCGCAGCCCTTACTTCGCCCAGTTCCTCGCCGATGCCCTGCAACGCTGCATCGTGACTCAGCGCTTCGACGAACTGACGGCCTTCGGTTGTGCGGCGTTGGCGGCTCGGGGTGTAGGCGTCGATCTTGCGCCGCCGCGCAACACCAGCACCAGCTTCCGGCCGAAAGTCGAGGCCGGCGTCGCCCGCCAGTGGCGTGAGACGTTCGCCGATGCGGTGACCCGTTGCCGTAGCTGGCGCTGA